The Enterobacter oligotrophicus sequence GATGAAAACCATCAACAATTTCATAATGTTGTGGTTCGTTTTCGGTCACTACAATGGGCTGCGTGAAACCATCCAGCTCAAGCGACTTGCTGAGCAGCCGTTTTTCCGGCGGGGCGACATTATTGGGGTTGTAGTCGTTGGCAATGATATCGTCCTGCTTAATCCAGAGTACGCAGTCGACAGGCTGTTCCCGAAAAGGGCTGTTTTCATGAATAGCCTGACGAAAAGTGTTGATGGCTTCAATTCGCTCATTTTCAGAGAGCGATCCGAGATAGCTATTTATTTCTTTTATCAATCGTTGTTGCATAAGAGCCCCCACTCCTGTCGTTTGGTCTTCATTCGTTCACTGTAGCGCTGGTAATGTTTTGGTTTAGTGGGGCTAAAAGAGAGCGCGCGGCACCAGTAGTCATTATTAAGAAGTACCTTACATATGCGCCTCCAGGAGGGAATATCTCTGGAGCCGATATCGCCTTCCTGGGTCTCCGGGATGTCGGCCATCCCTCTTTTTTGATACCAGTGCAGATAGATCGCAATTTTATTGCGGTAATGTTCCGCCGTTTGCTGCGGCATGCTGTCGAGTAAGAACATCGCGTATTCTTGCCAGCAAAGATGATCGGGCTTAAGAAGTTTGCGGTGTCCGTAGAAGTGGTTATTGTGACCCGCGTATATCCCTCCGCTGCGCACGCCGCTGACCCTTTCGCACATGGCCGCCCAGCGTTCTGGCTCTACCACGTGATAGAGCCATAATCCCTGACGCTGCTCCGGGCCAAACGGTTCACAGATGCGCATATAGCGCGGCGGAACGCCCGCCTGATACATCAGGTCGTAGAGAGGGTTATAGCAACAGCCACTCCTGGCGAACCATGTCCAGATATCGGCCGTTTTCCAGTCGTACATTGGATAGATGTACCAGGCATGCCCGCCTGGTGCGACGGTCGTCCAGGGTTTATCGTCGGCAAAACGCTGTTTGCGTTCATTCGCGATAGTGAGAAAACGATTGTAGGATTCATCGGCACGGATACCGATCATGACTGCGGCGGGACGCTTCTGCGCAAACCAGTCTGAGAATGAACGTACAAATGCTTCGAATGTCATGCCGGGCTGGTAGAAATCAAAGTAATCAGTAACGGTAATCGCCCATTCAGGTGGTTGACGAACCCATGTTTTGCCAGGTTCCCAGCATTGCCATTCAGGCTGGTATTGTGAAAGCGAATTTTGCGTGGTGAGCGGCAGTGCAACCCAATAAAAGTGGTCAATCACGTCCTGATATTGTGCGTACATTTTATTGACGTGCTCAATGGTACAGGAAAATTGTGCTTCCCAGTCAATAAACAGTACGCTGAACTTTTTATGTTGCGCACGTGCCCGTTGCGCGGTGAGATGCAACATAATGGTGGAATCTTTGCCCCCGGAAAAGGAAACGCAGACGCGAGAGAAATTCGCGAGTGTCCATTCGATTCGCTCTTGCGCGGCTTCAAGCACATTACAGGAAAGGGGATATTTATAGAGTGACATGTTCAATCTCTTCTTGAGGATGAATGTCCGGAATCTTTTTTACTCCAAATAGAGATTGATAGTAACGTAATTGCTTGAAGATTAAAACGATAAATCATTCCTGACTCTAATAGCTGCGGTGTTGCTTAAATGCGATGTTCAACATTTAAGCAACACCCGGAATTTATTCTTCGTCTATTTTATCAATGAAGTGAGAAAACACGTGGCTGTTCAGTGCAGAGCGGTTGTACAGCATATAGGCATCCATGTCGGGTAATTCAAACGGCATGGTTATACTCTTCAGATTTAATACTTTTTTATATTGTTCAAAAATCGGGGCAGGTACAGTTCCTATTAAATCAGTCGTACTAATAATATTTAGTATGGAAATAAATGAGTCGCCGCGAAAGGCAATGTTCCTCTCCGGGAAGAGAAGCTCAGTCTGCGCACGATACTCTTTTATGCCATTTTCCTGGCTACGGAGTTGGGCGAATTTCTCCTCAACCAGCCCTTCATAAGTGATGTGATCGTTAAGGCGGGAGTGCTCATTACGGGCGACTAAAAGCACAGGGAACTTGAAGTACGGACGACAAATCACCGAGCGGTTATTG is a genomic window containing:
- a CDS encoding phosphoadenosine phosphosulfate reductase → MSLYKYPLSCNVLEAAQERIEWTLANFSRVCVSFSGGKDSTIMLHLTAQRARAQHKKFSVLFIDWEAQFSCTIEHVNKMYAQYQDVIDHFYWVALPLTTQNSLSQYQPEWQCWEPGKTWVRQPPEWAITVTDYFDFYQPGMTFEAFVRSFSDWFAQKRPAAVMIGIRADESYNRFLTIANERKQRFADDKPWTTVAPGGHAWYIYPMYDWKTADIWTWFARSGCCYNPLYDLMYQAGVPPRYMRICEPFGPEQRQGLWLYHVVEPERWAAMCERVSGVRSGGIYAGHNNHFYGHRKLLKPDHLCWQEYAMFLLDSMPQQTAEHYRNKIAIYLHWYQKRGMADIPETQEGDIGSRDIPSWRRICKVLLNNDYWCRALSFSPTKPKHYQRYSERMKTKRQEWGLLCNND